A window from Sebastes fasciatus isolate fSebFas1 chromosome 22, fSebFas1.pri, whole genome shotgun sequence encodes these proteins:
- the LOC141760366 gene encoding E3 ubiquitin/ISG15 ligase TRIM25 isoform X4, with translation MASAQSEQCSVLQEELTCPVCLDLYRDPHLLPCGHNFCKTCLDRLKRQADRGRFRCPECRESHRCGTHFQKNFKLANIADDYRHRRRATTAALKSRELVPSSLSAQQTRSLFAVPCDYCPSVAAEASCASAVKDGSSAGSVSQEGGGKQEAVAAAAVSVFAVKTCLKCEVSMCQEHVKPHLELPAFREHPLTEPMNDFWKRKCPDHDEIYKYYCMDDKICVCNACTIEGGHSGHTIKTLKNTMKDLKGTLDKQLYRVERKYSMAEKKLQEQKEKERQNKKFMDDSEQCLNRLGEEMKAKVLRFITRLRECSHSHCDTNGPAIQKNIFRICQDQARLQEVRCGIESLMQENDPFRFIEAYKTTGKQCRRQLRKNMFYPEYVDMETEVLGVMMEEEMRKFLDVELPCHIVAAINSLYLQEEEEEQEENEEEAAEEDDDDDDDDDDDDSSVEEMRSEGEEEEEDEDNEEGRDRSELADDLYSPGEDEEEEGEEEDDEEDEDGEEEDEEDRGV, from the exons ATGGCCTCGGCCCAGTCGGAGCAGTGCAGCGTCCTGCAAGAGGAGCTCACCTGCCCGGTGTGCCTGGACTTGTACCGCGATCCCCACTTGCTTCCTTGCGGCCACAACTTCTGCAAGACCTGCCTGGACCGCCTAAAGCGGCAAGCGGATCGAGGTCGCTTCCGCTGCCCGGAGTGCCGCGAGAGCCACCGGTGTGGCACCCACTTTCAGAAAAACTTCAAACTAGCCAATATTGCTGACGACTACCGTCACCGACGCAGAGCCACCACCGCCGCTTTAAAATCCAGAGAATTGGTGCCGTCTTCTCTGTCGGCGCAGCAAACCAGGAGTCTGTTTGCTGTTCCGTGTGACTACTGTCCCTCAGTCGCCGCCGAGGCATCATGCGCCAGTGCTGTCAAGGACGGGTCTTCTGCTGGTTCTGTATCTCAGGAAGGGGGTGGCAAGCAGGAAGCTGTTGCTGCTGCCGCAGTGTCGGTATTTGCGGTAAAGACGTGCCTAAAGTGCGAGGTGTCGATGTGCCAGGAGCACGTAAAGCCACATCTGGAACTGCCGGCGTTCCGCGAGCATCCACTGACGGAACCGATGAACGACTTCTGGAAGAGGAAGTGCCCGGATCACGATGAGATATACAA ATATTACTGCATGGATGACAAGATATGCGTGTGCAACGCCTGCACCATAGAAGGAGGACACTCGGGACACACAATCAAGACCCTGAAAAACACGATGAAAGATCTCAag GGCACGTTGGATAAGCAGCTGTACAGAGTCGAGAGGAAATACAGCATGGCAGAGAAAAAACTCCAGGagcagaaggagaaggagagacagaATAAG AAGTTCATGGACGACTCTGAGCAGTGCTTGAACAGGCTGGGTGAGGAGATGAAGGCCAAAGTCCTCCGCTTCATCACCAGGTTGCGAGAATGCTCGCACAGTCACTGCGACACCAACGGGCCGGCGATTCAGAAGAACATCTTTAGGATCTGCCAGGACCAGGCCCGTCTCCAGGAGGTCCGCTGCGGCATCGAAAGCCTCATGCAGGAAAACGACCCTTTCCGCTTCATCGAG GCATACAAGACAACAGGAAAACA gtgCCGTAGGCAGCTAAGAAAAAACATGTTCTACCCAGAATATGTCGACATGGAGACGGAGGTTCTTGGAGTGATGATGGAAGAAGAAATGAGGAAATTCCTTGATGTGGAACTACCGTGCCACATTGTTGCTGCCATTAATTCCCTAT ATCtccaagaggaggaggaggagcaggaggagaacgAGGAGGAGGCCGCGGAGgaggacgacgacgacgacgacgacgacgacgacgacgacagcAGCGTGGAGGAAATGAGGAgcgagggggaggaggaggaggaggacgaggacaaCGAGGAAGGACGCGACCGGAGCGAGCTGGCCGACGATCTTTACAGCCCgggggaggacgaggaggaagagggcgaggaggaggacgacgaagaggacgaggacggagaagaggaggacgaggaagacAGAGGAGTTTAA
- the LOC141760366 gene encoding E3 ubiquitin/ISG15 ligase TRIM25 isoform X3 — protein MASAQSEQCSVLQEELTCPVCLDLYRDPHLLPCGHNFCKTCLDRLKRQADRGRFRCPECRESHRCGTHFQKNFKLANIADDYRHRRRATTAALKSRELVPSSLSAQQTRSLFAVPCDYCPSVAAEASCASAVKDGSSAGSVSQEGGGKQEAVAAAAVSVFAVKTCLKCEVSMCQEHVKPHLELPAFREHPLTEPMNDFWKRKCPDHDEIYKYYCMDDKICVCNACTIEGGHSGHTIKTLKNTMKDLKGTLDKQLYRVERKYSMAEKKLQEQKEKERQNKKFMDDSEQCLNRLGEEMKAKVLRFITRLRECSHSHCDTNGPAIQKNIFRICQDQARLQEVRCGIESLMQENDPFRFIEVKRNTVELCRRQLRKNMFYPEYVDMETEVLGVMMEEEMRKFLDVELPCHIVAAINSLYLQEEEEEQEENEEEAAEEDDDDDDDDDDDDSSVEEMRSEGEEEEEDEDNEEGRDRSELADDLYSPGEDEEEEGEEEDDEEDEDGEEEDEEDRGV, from the exons ATGGCCTCGGCCCAGTCGGAGCAGTGCAGCGTCCTGCAAGAGGAGCTCACCTGCCCGGTGTGCCTGGACTTGTACCGCGATCCCCACTTGCTTCCTTGCGGCCACAACTTCTGCAAGACCTGCCTGGACCGCCTAAAGCGGCAAGCGGATCGAGGTCGCTTCCGCTGCCCGGAGTGCCGCGAGAGCCACCGGTGTGGCACCCACTTTCAGAAAAACTTCAAACTAGCCAATATTGCTGACGACTACCGTCACCGACGCAGAGCCACCACCGCCGCTTTAAAATCCAGAGAATTGGTGCCGTCTTCTCTGTCGGCGCAGCAAACCAGGAGTCTGTTTGCTGTTCCGTGTGACTACTGTCCCTCAGTCGCCGCCGAGGCATCATGCGCCAGTGCTGTCAAGGACGGGTCTTCTGCTGGTTCTGTATCTCAGGAAGGGGGTGGCAAGCAGGAAGCTGTTGCTGCTGCCGCAGTGTCGGTATTTGCGGTAAAGACGTGCCTAAAGTGCGAGGTGTCGATGTGCCAGGAGCACGTAAAGCCACATCTGGAACTGCCGGCGTTCCGCGAGCATCCACTGACGGAACCGATGAACGACTTCTGGAAGAGGAAGTGCCCGGATCACGATGAGATATACAA ATATTACTGCATGGATGACAAGATATGCGTGTGCAACGCCTGCACCATAGAAGGAGGACACTCGGGACACACAATCAAGACCCTGAAAAACACGATGAAAGATCTCAag GGCACGTTGGATAAGCAGCTGTACAGAGTCGAGAGGAAATACAGCATGGCAGAGAAAAAACTCCAGGagcagaaggagaaggagagacagaATAAG AAGTTCATGGACGACTCTGAGCAGTGCTTGAACAGGCTGGGTGAGGAGATGAAGGCCAAAGTCCTCCGCTTCATCACCAGGTTGCGAGAATGCTCGCACAGTCACTGCGACACCAACGGGCCGGCGATTCAGAAGAACATCTTTAGGATCTGCCAGGACCAGGCCCGTCTCCAGGAGGTCCGCTGCGGCATCGAAAGCCTCATGCAGGAAAACGACCCTTTCCGCTTCATCGAGGTGAAACGCAACACTGTCGAGCT gtgCCGTAGGCAGCTAAGAAAAAACATGTTCTACCCAGAATATGTCGACATGGAGACGGAGGTTCTTGGAGTGATGATGGAAGAAGAAATGAGGAAATTCCTTGATGTGGAACTACCGTGCCACATTGTTGCTGCCATTAATTCCCTAT ATCtccaagaggaggaggaggagcaggaggagaacgAGGAGGAGGCCGCGGAGgaggacgacgacgacgacgacgacgacgacgacgacgacagcAGCGTGGAGGAAATGAGGAgcgagggggaggaggaggaggaggacgaggacaaCGAGGAAGGACGCGACCGGAGCGAGCTGGCCGACGATCTTTACAGCCCgggggaggacgaggaggaagagggcgaggaggaggacgacgaagaggacgaggacggagaagaggaggacgaggaagacAGAGGAGTTTAA
- the LOC141760710 gene encoding macrophage mannose receptor 1-like, with the protein MGDKNELVKMLGSRVAYSWIGLRKGTTGRLIWSDGRGTPHFTKWLEDEPNNSEGNELCVEMNEDGLWNDISCGEDNGFACYEGRQDGVGRYMLYFGGTNWVNSQEQCRSKHTDLAFISTESDNSVIAEVTGKWKKNVWIGLFYDTWMWSDGRETSFRYWLSGSENWGDCASVAVSQQGRWVGANCDAKATFVCQGGLKVKRMVIRMTVSSDVDFTDSTVSDAFLKKLETGLRQQQVTDFNLSWRSDNNGLIFQRHEQLEVAETGC; encoded by the exons ATGGGCGACAAGAACGAGCTGGTCAAAATGCTGGGCAGTCGTGTGGCGTACAGCTGGATCGGGCTGCGGAAAGGAACGACTGGCAGGTTGATTTGGTCCGATGGCAGGGGCACACCGCACTTCACCAAGTGGCTTGAAGATGAACCGAACAACAGCGAAGGCAATGAATTGTGTGTCGAGATGAATGAGGATGGCTTGTGGAATGACATATCGTGTGGAGAGGATAACGGTTTTGCTTGTTATGAAG GCCGGCAGGATGGCGTGGGGAGGTATATGCTTTACTTCGGAGGAACAAACTGGGTGAACAGTCAAGAGCAGTGCAGAAGTAAGCACACTGACCTGGCCTTTATAAGCACCGAATCGGATAATTCTGTGATTGCCGAAGTAACCggcaaatggaaaaaaaacgtGTGGATTGGTCTGTTCTATGACACCTGGATGTGGTCGGATGGAAGAGAAACTTCCTTCAGGTACTGGCTGAGCGGCTCGGAAAATTGGGGAGACTGTGCTTCTGTTGCCGTGTCACAGCAGGGACGCTGGGTTGGCGCTAATTGTGATGCGAAGGCCACGTTTGTCTGCCAAGGCG GTCTCAAAGTAAAGAGGATGGTAATAAGGATGACGGTGAGCTCTGATGTCGACTTCACTGACTCCACAGTCAGCGATGCATtcctgaaaaag TTGGAGACGGGCCTGAGACAACAGCAGGTGACTGATTTTAATCTCAGCTGGCGAAGTGACAACAATGGACTCATCTTCCAACGCCATGAGCAGTTGGAGGTCGCCGAGACCG GATGTTAA
- the LOC141760797 gene encoding sterile alpha motif domain-containing protein 9-like: MEHNSSQTLAIDRRTQLFSFLALLNAYIPDAFLLMSECQKILGPPDPIHGGPPFEERMEPFIASIKTSSPRPGCVCMINQEVAQASVKELANLGISRSATVKKFMRLLCVDQTPPHILQYVKNLLTKRKFGVKGKEKFSRLIEDIREEENFYNALFVLKTASNIFKENQIYPQTISRFYYTTKGTRDYGKAEEWAKKSIKRAPNNSFAADTLGQVYKNRLMKEARRLEDILHMAEEAFKAFKDVERKADKEEGPEMRDIAGTVGFSSIFNNRGLFGFIQVAKIALEKLNKVQCSSQRHSFIQRLKMEVEAKFDFFEWYLAYSKPAMTSIEPLYFWKDVVLCYELFTTKTAAESTSFPALLDCLNRGSFSSKGRRARFEEAEVTVSDLEAIQEDLKTAYEANVNDVTAAERYILSNIILSNKMRNSPKLTLVKELQRIIHRFLVEEERCRSPEFYLLVLLLFWPEEKPQEVQEEDDEEEHPQRMKTRMMTVMRNKNSPQRMKTRMMRTTMRNKKQEENLHNNLLTSCLTLTCKSMSRSWRKSLMELVPSTFEAGTFCLCFFWGRALG, from the exons ATGGAACACAACTCATCACAAACTTTGGCCATTGATCGCAGAACGCAACTCTTCTCTTTTTTGGCGCTGCTGAACGCGTACATTCCTGACGCCTTCCTCCTGATGTCTGAGTGTCAAAAGATCCTTGGACCACCTGATCCCATCCATGGAGGCCCCCCCTTTGAAGAAAGAATGGAGCCTTTTATAGCCTCTATCAAAACATCCAGTCCAAGACCTGGATGCGTATGTATGATTAACCAAGAGGTTGCACAGGCAAGTGTGAAGGAACTAGCCAACTTAGGGATTTCCAGGAGTGCTACAGTGAAGAAATTTATGCGCTTGCTTTGTGTAGATCAGACCCCGCCACATATCCTCCAGTACGTCAAAAATTTGCTTACAAAGAGAAAATTTGGAGTAAAAGGTAAAGAGAAGTTCTCACGGCTGATTGAAGATATACGGGAGGAAGAGAATTTTTACAACGCCTTGTTTGTCTTGAAAACGGCATCAAATATATTCAAAGAGAACCAGATTTACCCCCAAACCATTTCCCGTTTCTATTACACCACAAAAGGCACCAGAGACTATGGAAAAGCTGAAGAATGGGCAAAGAAATCCATTAAAAGAGCTCCAAACAACTCTTTTGCGGCTGACACTCTTGGGCAGGTTTATAAGAATCGTTTGATGAAGGAAGCCAGGCGACTGGAGGATATCTTACACATGGCAGAAGAAGCCTTCAAGGCCTTTAAAGATGTTGAGAGGAAAGCTGACAAAGAAGAGGGCCCAGAAATGAGGGACATAGCTGGTACTGTAGGCTTTTCCAGTATCTTCAACAACAGAGGCCTTTTTGGCTTCATTCAAGTGGCAAAGATCGCCCTTGAGAAACTCAACAAGGTACAATGTTCTTCACAGAGACACAGCTTCATCCAAAGGTTAAAAATGGAAGTTGAAGCCAAGTTTGACTTTTTTGAATGGTACCTAGCCTACTCCAAGCCTGCCATGACATCCATAGAGCCACTTTACTTCTGGAAGGACGTCGTACTTTGTTACGAACTGTTCACAACAAAAACAGCAGCTGAATCCACCAGCTTTCCAGCCCTACTAGATTGTCTGAATCGCGGCAGTTTCTCGTCAAAGGGAAGACGTGCTAGGTTTGAAGAGGCCGAAGTAACTGTGTCTGATTTAGAGGCAATCCAAGAGGATTTGAAAACCGCCTACGAGGCGAATGTTAACGATGTCACAGCAGCTGAGAGGTACATCCTCTCCAACATCATCTTGAGCAACAAGATGCGTAACTCTCCGAAGCTCACACTGGTGAAAGAACTCCAAAGAATAATTCACAGATTCTTGGTCGAAGAAGAGAGGTGTAGAAGCCCTGAGTTTTACCTTTTGGTTCTGCTGTTGTTTTGGCCTGAGGAAAAGCCTCAAGAGGTGCAAGAagaggatgatgaagaagaaca TCCACAGAGGATGAAGACCAGGATGATGACGGTGATGAGGAACAAGAACAGTCCACAGAGGATGAAGACCAGGATGATGAGGACAACAATGAGGAACAAGAAACAAGAGGAGAACCTGCACAACAATCTCTTGACTTCATGTTTAACCTTGACCTGCAAAAGTATGTCACGTTCATGGAGAAAGAGTTTGATGGAGCTCGTGCCAAGTACCTTCGAGGCCGGTACCTTTTGCCTCTGTTTTTTCTGGGGAAGGGCTCTGGGCTGA
- the LOC141760366 gene encoding E3 ubiquitin/ISG15 ligase TRIM25 isoform X2, which translates to MASAQSEQCSVLQEELTCPVCLDLYRDPHLLPCGHNFCKTCLDRLKRQADRGRFRCPECRESHRCGTHFQKNFKLANIADDYRHRRRATTAALKSRELVPSSLSAQQTRSLFAVPCDYCPSVAAEASCASAVKDGSSAGSVSQEGGGKQEAVAAAAVSVFAVKTCLKCEVSMCQEHVKPHLELPAFREHPLTEPMNDFWKRKCPDHDEIYKYYCMDDKICVCNACTIEGGHSGHTIKTLKNTMKDLKGTLDKQLYRVERKYSMAEKKLQEQKEKERQNKKFMDDSEQCLNRLGEEMKAKVLRFITRLRECSHSHCDTNGPAIQKNIFRICQDQARLQEVRCGIESLMQENDPFRFIEAYKTTGKQCRRQLRKNMFYPEYVDMETEVLGVMMEEEMRKFLDVELPCHIVAAINSLCHLSDLQEEEEEQEENEEEAAEEDDDDDDDDDDDDSSVEEMRSEGEEEEEDEDNEEGRDRSELADDLYSPGEDEEEEGEEEDDEEDEDGEEEDEEDRGV; encoded by the exons ATGGCCTCGGCCCAGTCGGAGCAGTGCAGCGTCCTGCAAGAGGAGCTCACCTGCCCGGTGTGCCTGGACTTGTACCGCGATCCCCACTTGCTTCCTTGCGGCCACAACTTCTGCAAGACCTGCCTGGACCGCCTAAAGCGGCAAGCGGATCGAGGTCGCTTCCGCTGCCCGGAGTGCCGCGAGAGCCACCGGTGTGGCACCCACTTTCAGAAAAACTTCAAACTAGCCAATATTGCTGACGACTACCGTCACCGACGCAGAGCCACCACCGCCGCTTTAAAATCCAGAGAATTGGTGCCGTCTTCTCTGTCGGCGCAGCAAACCAGGAGTCTGTTTGCTGTTCCGTGTGACTACTGTCCCTCAGTCGCCGCCGAGGCATCATGCGCCAGTGCTGTCAAGGACGGGTCTTCTGCTGGTTCTGTATCTCAGGAAGGGGGTGGCAAGCAGGAAGCTGTTGCTGCTGCCGCAGTGTCGGTATTTGCGGTAAAGACGTGCCTAAAGTGCGAGGTGTCGATGTGCCAGGAGCACGTAAAGCCACATCTGGAACTGCCGGCGTTCCGCGAGCATCCACTGACGGAACCGATGAACGACTTCTGGAAGAGGAAGTGCCCGGATCACGATGAGATATACAA ATATTACTGCATGGATGACAAGATATGCGTGTGCAACGCCTGCACCATAGAAGGAGGACACTCGGGACACACAATCAAGACCCTGAAAAACACGATGAAAGATCTCAag GGCACGTTGGATAAGCAGCTGTACAGAGTCGAGAGGAAATACAGCATGGCAGAGAAAAAACTCCAGGagcagaaggagaaggagagacagaATAAG AAGTTCATGGACGACTCTGAGCAGTGCTTGAACAGGCTGGGTGAGGAGATGAAGGCCAAAGTCCTCCGCTTCATCACCAGGTTGCGAGAATGCTCGCACAGTCACTGCGACACCAACGGGCCGGCGATTCAGAAGAACATCTTTAGGATCTGCCAGGACCAGGCCCGTCTCCAGGAGGTCCGCTGCGGCATCGAAAGCCTCATGCAGGAAAACGACCCTTTCCGCTTCATCGAG GCATACAAGACAACAGGAAAACA gtgCCGTAGGCAGCTAAGAAAAAACATGTTCTACCCAGAATATGTCGACATGGAGACGGAGGTTCTTGGAGTGATGATGGAAGAAGAAATGAGGAAATTCCTTGATGTGGAACTACCGTGCCACATTGTTGCTGCCATTAATTCCCTAT GTCATCTTTCAGATCtccaagaggaggaggaggagcaggaggagaacgAGGAGGAGGCCGCGGAGgaggacgacgacgacgacgacgacgacgacgacgacgacagcAGCGTGGAGGAAATGAGGAgcgagggggaggaggaggaggaggacgaggacaaCGAGGAAGGACGCGACCGGAGCGAGCTGGCCGACGATCTTTACAGCCCgggggaggacgaggaggaagagggcgaggaggaggacgacgaagaggacgaggacggagaagaggaggacgaggaagacAGAGGAGTTTAA
- the LOC141760366 gene encoding E3 ubiquitin/ISG15 ligase TRIM25 isoform X1 yields the protein MASAQSEQCSVLQEELTCPVCLDLYRDPHLLPCGHNFCKTCLDRLKRQADRGRFRCPECRESHRCGTHFQKNFKLANIADDYRHRRRATTAALKSRELVPSSLSAQQTRSLFAVPCDYCPSVAAEASCASAVKDGSSAGSVSQEGGGKQEAVAAAAVSVFAVKTCLKCEVSMCQEHVKPHLELPAFREHPLTEPMNDFWKRKCPDHDEIYKYYCMDDKICVCNACTIEGGHSGHTIKTLKNTMKDLKGTLDKQLYRVERKYSMAEKKLQEQKEKERQNKKFMDDSEQCLNRLGEEMKAKVLRFITRLRECSHSHCDTNGPAIQKNIFRICQDQARLQEVRCGIESLMQENDPFRFIEVKRNTVELCRRQLRKNMFYPEYVDMETEVLGVMMEEEMRKFLDVELPCHIVAAINSLCHLSDLQEEEEEQEENEEEAAEEDDDDDDDDDDDDSSVEEMRSEGEEEEEDEDNEEGRDRSELADDLYSPGEDEEEEGEEEDDEEDEDGEEEDEEDRGV from the exons ATGGCCTCGGCCCAGTCGGAGCAGTGCAGCGTCCTGCAAGAGGAGCTCACCTGCCCGGTGTGCCTGGACTTGTACCGCGATCCCCACTTGCTTCCTTGCGGCCACAACTTCTGCAAGACCTGCCTGGACCGCCTAAAGCGGCAAGCGGATCGAGGTCGCTTCCGCTGCCCGGAGTGCCGCGAGAGCCACCGGTGTGGCACCCACTTTCAGAAAAACTTCAAACTAGCCAATATTGCTGACGACTACCGTCACCGACGCAGAGCCACCACCGCCGCTTTAAAATCCAGAGAATTGGTGCCGTCTTCTCTGTCGGCGCAGCAAACCAGGAGTCTGTTTGCTGTTCCGTGTGACTACTGTCCCTCAGTCGCCGCCGAGGCATCATGCGCCAGTGCTGTCAAGGACGGGTCTTCTGCTGGTTCTGTATCTCAGGAAGGGGGTGGCAAGCAGGAAGCTGTTGCTGCTGCCGCAGTGTCGGTATTTGCGGTAAAGACGTGCCTAAAGTGCGAGGTGTCGATGTGCCAGGAGCACGTAAAGCCACATCTGGAACTGCCGGCGTTCCGCGAGCATCCACTGACGGAACCGATGAACGACTTCTGGAAGAGGAAGTGCCCGGATCACGATGAGATATACAA ATATTACTGCATGGATGACAAGATATGCGTGTGCAACGCCTGCACCATAGAAGGAGGACACTCGGGACACACAATCAAGACCCTGAAAAACACGATGAAAGATCTCAag GGCACGTTGGATAAGCAGCTGTACAGAGTCGAGAGGAAATACAGCATGGCAGAGAAAAAACTCCAGGagcagaaggagaaggagagacagaATAAG AAGTTCATGGACGACTCTGAGCAGTGCTTGAACAGGCTGGGTGAGGAGATGAAGGCCAAAGTCCTCCGCTTCATCACCAGGTTGCGAGAATGCTCGCACAGTCACTGCGACACCAACGGGCCGGCGATTCAGAAGAACATCTTTAGGATCTGCCAGGACCAGGCCCGTCTCCAGGAGGTCCGCTGCGGCATCGAAAGCCTCATGCAGGAAAACGACCCTTTCCGCTTCATCGAGGTGAAACGCAACACTGTCGAGCT gtgCCGTAGGCAGCTAAGAAAAAACATGTTCTACCCAGAATATGTCGACATGGAGACGGAGGTTCTTGGAGTGATGATGGAAGAAGAAATGAGGAAATTCCTTGATGTGGAACTACCGTGCCACATTGTTGCTGCCATTAATTCCCTAT GTCATCTTTCAGATCtccaagaggaggaggaggagcaggaggagaacgAGGAGGAGGCCGCGGAGgaggacgacgacgacgacgacgacgacgacgacgacgacagcAGCGTGGAGGAAATGAGGAgcgagggggaggaggaggaggaggacgaggacaaCGAGGAAGGACGCGACCGGAGCGAGCTGGCCGACGATCTTTACAGCCCgggggaggacgaggaggaagagggcgaggaggaggacgacgaagaggacgaggacggagaagaggaggacgaggaagacAGAGGAGTTTAA